The following is a genomic window from Gemmatimonadota bacterium.
GGTTCCTGCGTGGCGGGCCGCCCGCCTCGACCCCAAGGTTGCGCTACTGGAGCAGTAGACGTTGCTTCGGGGTCGGAGCGCTCACAGCAGCGAGGACGGACCCGTGGATGCCGAGCTCGAAAGACCGTTGGAGTTCCTGCGGACGGCCGAGCGTTTGAAGACCACGCACCGGAGCGCCTGGACGTCGAGTGGCGAGCCGGAGAGCGTCGCGGAGCATACCTGGCGACTGTGCCTCATGGTCGTGGTCCTCGGCGAGTGCTTCGACGGAGTCGACCTGGATCGGCTGCTGCGCATGTGCGTGATCCACGACCTGGGCGAGGCTCTGGGCGGAGACATCCCCGCCACGCTGCAAGATCCGACCGTACCCAAGT
Proteins encoded in this region:
- a CDS encoding HD domain-containing protein, with the protein product MDAELERPLEFLRTAERLKTTHRSAWTSSGEPESVAEHTWRLCLMVVVLGECFDGVDLDRLLRMCVIHDLGEALGGDIPATLQDPTVPKSDAERRDLVRLLEPLPQAKRLELLALWDEYEAAESPEAKVAKALD